Below is a window of Impatiens glandulifera chromosome 2, dImpGla2.1, whole genome shotgun sequence DNA.
ATTTTTGGATAATGTCTCTTCTCGATTGTCTAACTTAATCATATAGGTCAAGTCAATCTCTTAAAACTATCTTGTTGTTTATACATTTATGAGTTTCCTCAATATGGCATAAGTGGACAATCACAAAATTGGTGATACAGTGTATCCCCCGCCTAGCAAAACATGTAACGAATGTTGTCAAATGAATTTTCGTAGTTTGTCATTCGTTGAGTCTTTCATGGAGTGCCAACCAAATGATGAATTGATGCCTAGGAACCACTTTTGTCGATTAAATCACCTTGCTCCACGGAACCATATCGTCACAACTCCTGATCATTTCCCAAGTTTTTGAAGTTGAGATATGACGATGAGTTGTGGTTTTTCAATCCCATGCGTCTCTCGTTCTGTTCAATCTGTTGACTTTCAAGGATATCACCCCCTCCTCTGGATTCTCTAAGACCTTGGTTCCATCTTCATTCCGAATATGTACTAGTTTTCAGACATTTGGAACCAAGAGTTAAGTTTCTTAACTCGGGCCTCATAATGAGTAGAACTCATTTGAACCAAGGATATCTTGCCAGAAGAACGTAAACTCTCCATTCTTAATGTTAAAACTGAAGACTTTTTTTTAGTGTATTTCTTCACTTAtttgacaaaatttaaaaagtgaaaGAGTGAaccacataatatatatataacaaccaAAAAATGCATGATaaacacaaaaaataataagatataaacttcactatatatatatatatatatatatatgtttatttgtaaaaaacaatataaagtATTAATAGTACCGTATAACAACCAAAAAATGCATGATaaacacaaaaaataataagatatagaACTGATATATAAAACTCAAAAATCTTTTCACATAAGTTATTGTATAGATCTACTCCTGAGGAAACGCCACGGTCCTGTTCCCGTCCCCATCCTGTCAAACAAACAAGAAACAATAACATCGCATGTTAATTTATTAGTACATGGCGAACCAATAACTTTAGTATTAAACAAAAAGATTACCTCCAAACGCCAACAATCATACGCAATGCCATGTATATGGTTAAAGCAAACCATATTCCGACAAATCCACTAGTTTTTGAGAGAATAAATAATGATCCAATGCTCACTAAGGCAACAAAAAcctgaaaattttataattgacaAGTTGAGTTTTATGtagttttctaataaatataCTCATAAATATTTGCTTCTTACCATGGAGAATGCAGAATAAGCAAAATCAGATGCACCAAAGTTAACACCATCAAACACAAAGGCTAAGGAATTGATGGGTTGTGTAGCCGCCACAAACTAATTAACCATAGAAAAAAGATACATAAGAAACGTATAAAAGAACCGAGTTAGTAAATACGAAAGTAAGTACTAACTGGGATTCCAATGCTGATCAGGTGAATGACATTCTTATCTTTGGTAAATATTCCAGACCCAAATTCCAAACCCATACCGACAACCACAGCCAGCCCAAGACCTAGGATTAATCCCATCTGGAAAACAAGTATAAGTGTATTTTAGtctaaaatttgaataatttggtGGAAGAAGTGATTGATAATAGAATAGTACCTGTAGTACTCGGGATGCAGCAGCTTTTACCTTTTCATAATCTTTCTCAGCAAACGCACTAGCAAGAATTGCCTAAGGACGAAAAGTTCCATTTAGTACGAGAATTGTGATTGAagtaaatttatgaattttattagattttgatCAAGTGCAGAAAAACCTATACGAAATAGAACAAATTAAGAATTTGACCTGTCCAGCTACAGCCAGCCCATCAGCAAGCAGTGATGATGCCATCCAGATCTGTAAGCAAATCTGAAAGGCAGCCATAGGTATTGGACCAAGCCTTGCAGCCAATGAAGCTGCTAGGGTTACACAAAAAGTGACAGCGATCACCCTTGTCAATAGAAAACCACCTGTTTCCAAAGTTTACCAGATTAAGAAACTCGAAAATATCACAAAATTAAGCATTAAATACTCCTGAAATGCTCTACCATTTTTTAGGAACCGGCCGAGCTGCAAGTGTTTTGTGGTAGGAGGTAGTAGATCAACCTTTTGCATCAATTTGCACACAAGGATAAATGAAATTAAGTACCTGTATTAGACATTATTATGATGACCACATTACATAAATATGCAGCAAATTATAAGATTTCAATatcttggaaaacaaaaactaaCACTTACTGTGACAGCACATGTGCAATGGCTGCACCACTAACTCCCAAACCgaaaacaaacataaatattGGATCCAGTATAATATTCATCACATCCCCAGCAACTGTATTTGAGCAGACATTGCCAAAAAAAACTAGTTATGAATATCGAAAGATCATGACTGTTTAGGACAATATATAGGCATACCTGTTGCATATAATGGAGTTTTTGTATCTTTAAACCCTCGAAAGACCCCTTGCATAGCCAAAGAGAGCAGAACAGCAGGAGCACCAAGAGCCCTCAACACCAAATATCTTTGTGCAGGCTTTAACATGGCTGAACCCTGATTCCAAAACGTCGtactattaattaaaacaagatATCACAAATTTTTAGTTGCTCGAAGAAGTATATATACTCACAGATTTCACACCCATGAAACTCAGAATTGGTTTTGCAAGGAATATGAGAAATACAGTCTGAAGAAGACCTAGAACACCACCCAGAAGAAGTGCAGTAGATGCAGATGGTATCTGCCGCTTCTCATTTCTATTTTTAGCCTTAACAACTGAAACTTGAGAATCTGATTAAGACAAATCAATTAATCTCTGTTTAATCTAGATTGTCATAATCATCATGGACAATGCATCAAAGGGAGAAAAAAACCTTCTGATAACAGTTCTTTCAATTTTTTGCTTGCTGCAGCAGCAGCACCCTTTTCCAAGCCTTCAAATTCAACATCTTCTTCAGTCGTCGTCAATTCTTTCAATTCAATGTCTTCGCCAGAAAACTTTTTCCCTTCGTAACTGTTTGTTTTCAAGTTTTCATCTTGTTCCTCCTTGCTAATTCTTCCAAGAGTTTCTTCTTCAGCCACGAAAGAAGTAGTGATGCTGACAAGTGGAAATATGGTAACTTTCGACACTTGATTGAAAATGGCAATAGAAACTCCTACAGCTGCAAGCTGTACAGGACCTGCAAacagaaagataaaaaaaaagttggatttctcattttatcTTAACTTATTTGAGTAGTAAGTTCCTTTTTGAGGAGATTTCTGACCTAACCGGCCAATGAATGCAGTGTCGATTAGAGAAGCAATGGGATCAGCCGCTAAAGCCAATGCTGCAGGAAGCGCAATCTGTAGGATCTCCAAACCAAGTGCATCCCTCTTGAAAACGAGCCTagatttgataataataatccaGAATTCATTCTTCCAATTTTGaagatattaataataacatctatagaagatatatatatatattaattacctAGCATCATTGAAGAAAACAAGAAATGGCCAGTTTGATTTAGGGGGAGAAAGATCACTGCTGTTGTTTTCTGGCATCATTTGAATCCTTCCTTCTCTTGGGAAGAACTTCAAATGAATGCAGAATATGTGTTCAGCTTGAATGAATggtttaatttatatacattcTTTCTTAGACCTGCTTCACTCACTACTAGAAGAAGCCTCCCTCAGAATAGGGACATAATAAATGGGGTCACTTTTACCATGTTTATGTGTAAAAGTACTAACACTTTACTGCAAATGAATCTTCAAAAATGACAGAAgaattcatcaaataaatattttatttgtgttttctGAGACAAACTGGTTTTTCTATTGAAAAGCCAATAATATCCCATGgataaaatacaaacaaaattgttattttagGGTTAAGAATTGAGAGAACTAGTTTAGAtccatacaaaaataatataaaaaaattaaaaagtgatAGCAACATATAATCTGCCTTTTCTTGTCTGTCCGTACTGTGTTAAAAGATGAGATAATTGACAATTTCCAGGCACCTCCACTGGTCCAAAACCGTCCTCTTGAGCAAGAAGGAGATATCACCCTTCTTACATAAAGCCTTCCCCATTAGTAATTTCTGCTACAGAAAGAAGATGActattgttttttcaaaaaagacATCAATAATATTGACCCATGATGTAATGTAAGTATGATTGGACAGACAGCTATggattttcataaataattaaacattgaTGTTGTGAACAAAATTGAAGATTATTAAATATCCAAGAACAACAACGTTGAAAAAACAGACAAATCAAAGTACACATAGTATAGATAATGAATGAACCTGTTCCAGTTAAGCATTCTATCTTACATATGAGAGTTTGCTTGCCGCATGGCTTTTAATTTGTAGGTTCCATGAAAGATCCATCACGAGTTCAATCAGAAATAACATGGCTAAAGAATTATATCAAAGGGTAAAAactatgttttttattttattttttcaaaactcaataaaataaatacaaattttgaCTTAAAGGAGTGGTTCATCATTGTCCATGGAAGCTTTTCTTCTACATAAAAAGCTACCATAATTATAAGGATAAGTATTTCATAATTGTTACTTAGAGGATGTAGTGATTATTGagatatttttaggattttatcccaaaattcTACTATTTAAAATCACTcctcttatatatttaaatattaaaattattctatatttagttatataaaattaatttatctttaataaataaagaatatttttgacttttaagttttaaccataaaatactatttattttttaaaatataataaacatggttttttagaagaaaaaaaaccaaaaaaaatcataataaccACTACATCAAACCggaatttgacgaaatgaccttaaaaTGGGCATTAAATGCGCTGAGCATAAAAATAATTGCGTTGGTGACCAATTTAAAATACTGTGACAAAATTATCCCGTCGCTTAACGCGAAGGGCAGGATCGTCTCGCGATAGAAAATCATTATGATCAGTCTATAATTGCATTACTTCAATGGTGCCGTCGTGAGACGATATTGCCCTTCGCGAGACGATCTTGTCCGGGTATTTTTGGACTTTTCACAGGCTTTTCCGTCACGAGACGATTCTGTCATTCGCGTTACGCGACGGAGTAGTTTCGTCAGAATATTTTGAAGTGGTCATCAGCGCATTTAAAGGGTtttattagggtcatttcgtcaaatttccccatcAAACAAGTCGGCTCATGTTTCACATCTAATATATGTGTTGTTCTAATGAAATTTAATGGGTGGTATTGTATTGCACTCGTCAATGTTTTCCAATAATTCATATTTTGCGTacaaaatcttattaaaatatgtaaaacaaagaatgggtgtcttttataatttttgtaacttttttttttatgttcttaTAGATATAAGAAGATGATGGTTGAAAGAGTAGTTTATGAAATTCGTAACCGAAAGGCCGTACAAATAAAACGACAATATGACAGAGAATCGCCTGCTCATATATATGTTGTATGTAATGtttgtattttcttttcttttttaagaaTTCGTGACAATTTTGTTGACGGGTTTCACTGTTTGGTTGCGATTTCGCAGTTAAATGGGTCATGGAAATTGTTTTATCCCTTACTAAAATACCAGCCTTGGGTAATCAATCATATGAgactttaatatatttgttttttctttaaaaggAGTTGGAGCCTGTAGGCAACAAAAAAAGGAAATTCAACTGGGCTCTTTCAAtctattaatattgtttattaaaacTGTAGGATCAACAAAATCCTATAAAAATGGATACAATCTAATAATACCAgggaatgaatgaatgaaataatgaactAGATCAGCTAGAGCTAGGAAGGAAATctaaactttttctttttttctttctcacaACCACCACCACCTTCACATTGGTGCTCGTTGTTCATCTTCTAGTTCTTGAAGGATTCCTCCTCGACCACCCACctaatccaatccaatccaagacaaaattaatctcaaaatgaagaaaaacaagCAGCagcttattattattttatacctgCTGCAGTATTTTAGTTGTTGATGATCTGTGAAACTCAATCAGTTTGTTTTGGTGAGGATGATTATGGGCATCTTTTCTTCCCTTAATCATAATCTTGTTATGATCATCTCTACTTAACTTGACTAATCGAATGAAATGGGCTTTTACTTTAGGAAGGAATGGCGACTTCTCTTTTACTGAATCAAACAACAAtggattcttcttcttcttcttctgctctGTTGTTTTGGTTCTAATGGTCAATTTCCTCTTGAATTCATTGTAAAACTCAGTAATTGGCCAATGATCTCCAGAAGAAGCAGCAAACAAATTCTTGGAAGAGAGATTAGGATtgtgattttcacaatccgatTCACATTTGGTATTGGAACCTTTCTTCAACATTCTTCTCCTATTCAAGTTAGAATCTCTAATAACCTCATCATCATTACAGCTAGCAGATTTCTTAAGCTGCTTCAAGAAAATTGAATCAACATAAAAATGAAATGCATTTTCttggaaatgaagaaaaatattgtttttacttTTGTGCAGGAGGGTAATTGTTTCAGAAAGTCTTGAGCAGTCTTGGGATGGTTGCATTCTAAGAATGAACAAGGAAAAGTGAAAAAAGAGATAAAGAGTTTAAGTACATAAATATAACTACTCATCAAGAGTTCAAGAATCGTCGATGGAAGATTACCGACCAGGTGTGCAGAACCAGAGATGATCGTAGTTGTCCGGTACGTCAATTAAGGAGAAATCGACCCATTGAGGAGCATTGATGTGCTCGTACACATCGTCAATCACAAATACAGAGTATATCTTCTTCCAATCTAACTTCAATTCTTCCTCCATTATTACGCAGACAAGAAAATGcagcttattattattattaaccaagaacaagaagaagacgtTGGGcagttatttatttgattttttctggCCGTTGGCATttgattagattatttgaaaaaggatcaattaaaagaaatattattttgataattccGTTTACTATACAAATAACTTTTTTAGAGCAtaataacttacaaaatatttaattgaatcaaaattttgtCGGTTTAGTGGTTATTGAACATTTCTATTTATGGATGATGGTTAAaaacttacaaaaatatttataatttagctacaattaaaatttgataCTTTAACCTCTCTAttagtaattatatttttcaaatcattgtactaaaataaatgtttgaaaataatataattatagcaggaatatttttctttttaaataaaaataataattaatatggcgttttattattatttttactactgttttttataaaataataaaagattttcgtgtatatttatattatttatcagtGAAATTTGGTCAATGAATAAAATCGATTGAACCCTAAGTGCTCTTCGATCTCCCAAACTGACTTTCTCGTGGTAAACTTTTAGCTGTCCAATAACCTAATCTTTCTTTGTCTCAATCCCAATACCCATATAATAATGGTCGAGCAAGGGTTGGTCGAAGCTGTAGGTCTTTTATGATTCACCTCCTAATAAAGAGTGGGTCAAGCAGGCCTCGGGGATTGGTTATGCATTTCTGTGTacaccaaaccaaaccaaaccaaaccaaaccgcTTTCACCATTtcagatatatatttttttttatcccaATTTTGACAATAACCGCCTTCTCCACACTATGACCGAATTAGTCCAACTTAGGAAATAGGATATCCCAAAAGTTCATATATGGACCATGTACATCTTTAAGTAGCACATATGTTCAAATGAGCTCAAACATTTTAGACATATTATAAGTATCAACCAGCAGCCTTGTCTAATCATACAAGAAATGGACCAAAGATGCGATTAATATTTAGTAGGTTGCGAAAAACATCCAATTCAAACTAAAACAACCAACAACAATAAGTTTAAGTGAGATTTGCTTGTAACATGTGATAGGTTTTAACTATGGAATTGatcaaaatacatattaaacttatcaagatttcaaaaaataactaaaaacacTCTAATGTTTgggataaataataaattattcaaaattctatAACTCAATAATGCTCTCATTTCCCTTAAgaataactaactaattaagttTAAGCGAAAATATCTTCAGCAATGAATGAAGAAGAATCATTACCATCATTCGAAGTTTGATCACAAGTCCTAAGTTGCTCGTAGTTAATCTGTCTGGCAGCTTCATATAAACCAATTCCCACGCTCACAGATAAATTGAGACATCTAACATAAGTATCCACCATTGGTAAACGTATCGTACCACCcccaatttcttcatctttgCAATCCACGAGCGCTTCCTCCGGTAACCCACTTGTTTCCGATCCAAATACAAGCCAATCTCCTCTTCTGTATGTAAAATCCTGTCGATCAATTTCCTACTTTTGTcaataaattcttaataaaaactTGCCAACAACAAATCATATAAGCCCATAACCATAACTTACTGAATGAATTGATGTTCCTCTTTTAGTGAAAGCCAGCAGACGTTTATCTCCTTCCTACACAAACACGattaacaacatatttattTCGATCTTCAAATCTACTACAAGGGTTGGGGGGACCAAGAAGAACCTGGTGAATGAAGTAATTTCTGAAGTCTGCCCACGAATTGTGTACCTTAACAACTACATAGCTAATTTAGATACAGTTCCATATGTTAAAGGagaactttcttcttcttctttagtgtatttttttaagatatgtTGAAGAAATTTCAAAGGATACGGCCAATAATCCAATCCAGCACGTTTTAGCTTTGTGCTATCCACTTGAAACCCTAATGGCTAtaaagcagcagcagcagagaAATtaacttcatcatcatcaattcaTCATCATCTATAAGATTTTGCATATCTTCTTACCCCAACTAGATGAAGTCCAACGGCTGATGCAGCACAAGTTCTGGCTATGCATCCAGTATTACCAGGTATCTGccaagaacaacaacaacaagcaCGAGAGATATCTAAAAAGTAACAAAATCGAAGCTTGCATATATATAGTCTGAATTTGTGgtagaattaataataatacctgAGGATGAACTAAGACGACTTGAAGAAGCCTGTTGTGAGGAGTTTTATCAACCGCTTCGCCGACTCCATTTGGCAATGAGCACACAACGCCTTTTTCCGCTGCAAAGAGAAACAAATAGTTGTTGCTGCTGAACTGAATTTACGTAAGCGATTGAGTAAAATCGAATGCGAAAAGGCTGGAGGATAGAGATTACGAGCGAGTGAGGTGAATGGAGATGAGAAGGAGGTAAAGGCGGGAGAGAATTTGAGGGTTTTGTTGAGTTGCGCAAACTGGAAAGATGAAGAACGCGGCGGAGAAGATCTAGCAGCTCGAAAATGAAGTTGTGAGATTAAAATGTTTAGTGTTTTAAGTCCAGCTGATGAATCCATTCATGCAGATATTCAagcttctctctctctatatataatctCGCTACACTTCTCTCCTCgccggaagaagaagaagaacagcAAGCAGGAAGGATGAAGACTTTAGCTAAGCCAGGCCATTTCCGTGAAGAGGATAAAATATGACTTTAGCTcctgaataaaaatatttttttgaaatttaccccttataaaaaaaaatgtattatgcGGTGAAGGTGGTGACCTTCAGGCCGAGCCGGAATTCTTTATTAGAAAGGAGGCCTTTAGGTGAGTTCGCGTAATCGTAAGTATCTCAGTGCAACTCCGAATAGCTGGCGAGAACTCAAGTCAATGCGCTTACCAACTCCTTATCGACTTTCAAATCTCTTATCTGGACAGGATAAGAGCAAATGAACCCCCTCCCTATTGTCTATTCGCTCACCGCCGGTGCCAACGTTATGGAAGTTCCTGGATTGTGTAAAATAAGAGTAGTACCAAAAGCAGCACCTGAagctttaataataaaaaatggctCTCTCAACTGAGTTATTCCCGCTTGTGTTAAAAgttaatgtaaaatattatttctccttttttaacaagatgtttgattttatttttttgaaaattaaaggAAAATTAGCATGACACCTCACCGCCATGGTGTCTCCGTTTAAACTCAAAAGTCAAAACGCTTTCAAATGGAATCGAACCTGtaacattttggtctcttaagccgactcaAAAGCTTCCGgatgtttttttagttatttattttttaaaaatg
It encodes the following:
- the LOC124924876 gene encoding putative tRNA (cytidine(34)-2'-O)-methyltransferase, encoding MAFSSNNYLFLFAAEKGVVCSLPNGVGEAVDKTPHNRLLQVVLVHPQIPGNTGCIARTCAASAVGLHLVGPLGFQVDSTKLKRAGLDYWPYVVVKVHNSWADFRNYFIHQEGDKRLLAFTKRGTSIHSDFTYRRGDWLVFGSETSGLPEEALVDCKDEEIGGGTIRLPMVDTYVRCLNLSVSVGIGLYEAARQINYEQLRTCDQTSNDGNDSSSFIAEDIFA
- the LOC124924318 gene encoding uncharacterized protein LOC124924318 — its product is MEEELKLDWKKIYSVFVIDDVYEHINAPQWVDFSLIDVPDNYDHLWFCTPECNHPKTAQDFLKQLPSCTKLKKSASCNDDEVIRDSNLNRRRMLKKGSNTKCESDCENHNPNLSSKNLFAASSGDHWPITEFYNEFKRKLTIRTKTTEQKKKKKNPLLFDSVKEKSPFLPKVKAHFIRLVKLSRDDHNKIMIKGRKDAHNHPHQNKLIEFHRSSTTKILQQVGGRGGILQELEDEQRAPM
- the LOC124924319 gene encoding protein DETOXIFICATION 43-like; the encoded protein is MMPENNSSDLSPPKSNWPFLVFFNDARLVFKRDALGLEILQIALPAALALAADPIASLIDTAFIGRLGPVQLAAVGVSIAIFNQVSKVTIFPLVSITTSFVAEEETLGRISKEEQDENLKTNSYEGKKFSGEDIELKELTTTEEDVEFEGLEKGAAAAASKKLKELLSEDSQVSVVKAKNRNEKRQIPSASTALLLGGVLGLLQTVFLIFLAKPILSFMGVKSGSAMLKPAQRYLVLRALGAPAVLLSLAMQGVFRGFKDTKTPLYATVAGDVMNIILDPIFMFVFGLGVSGAAIAHVLSQYLISFILVCKLMQKVDLLPPTTKHLQLGRFLKNGGFLLTRVIAVTFCVTLAASLAARLGPIPMAAFQICLQIWMASSLLADGLAVAGQAILASAFAEKDYEKVKAAASRVLQMGLILGLGLAVVVGMGLEFGSGIFTKDKNVIHLISIGIPFVAATQPINSLAFVFDGVNFGASDFAYSAFSMVFVALVSIGSLFILSKTSGFVGIWFALTIYMALRMIVGVWRMGTGTGPWRFLRSRSIQ